One Chitinophagales bacterium DNA window includes the following coding sequences:
- a CDS encoding antibiotic biosynthesis monooxygenase family protein — MIRRIVKMSFVPEEVDAFIAVFKKVSNKIENFPGCKKVELLINKDQPNMLFTISLWESTEALNNYRQSEFFRNTWSKTKLLFADKPEAWSLELTVQSK, encoded by the coding sequence ATGATCAGGCGGATTGTAAAAATGAGCTTTGTCCCGGAGGAAGTCGATGCGTTTATTGCTGTTTTTAAGAAAGTTAGCAATAAGATTGAAAATTTCCCGGGCTGTAAAAAAGTAGAATTATTGATCAATAAGGATCAACCAAATATGCTTTTTACTATTTCGCTGTGGGAGAGTACAGAGGCTTTAAACAATTATCGACAATCAGAATTCTTTCGCAATACCTGGTCTAAAACCAAATTGCTGTTTGCCGATAAACCTGAAGCTTGGTCATTAGAATTAACAGTGCAGTCTAAATAA
- a CDS encoding SAM-dependent chlorinase/fluorinase — protein sequence MPLITLITDFGIKDFYVGSLKGNIYSACENALLVDITHEIERHGLVQAAYVLKCCFPDFPKGSFHLMLIDTEKEEGRPVLFKYNAHFFLGIDNGVFNIAIDGAEPDWVVELEPEKLGYSSKSNLNNFFADVLGALSNGKKPLELGTKRNKLLSINAARPAYGDWGIRGEVIYIDNYENVVLNIDRDFFETQCNCRPFHIEFKHLDRIERICDSYSDVDPGELLALFNGSEHLEIAVNHGKAASLLGLKLKTTVQINFK from the coding sequence ATGCCCTTGATCACCTTGATCACAGATTTTGGAATAAAAGATTTTTATGTAGGATCCCTCAAGGGGAATATCTATTCTGCGTGTGAAAATGCTTTGCTTGTTGATATCACTCACGAAATAGAAAGACACGGTTTGGTACAGGCAGCCTATGTTTTAAAATGTTGTTTTCCCGATTTCCCAAAAGGCAGTTTTCACCTCATGCTTATTGATACTGAAAAAGAAGAAGGCAGACCGGTTTTATTTAAGTACAATGCACACTTTTTTCTCGGTATAGACAATGGTGTTTTTAATATTGCCATTGATGGAGCTGAGCCCGATTGGGTAGTGGAGCTGGAGCCTGAAAAACTTGGTTATAGCTCTAAGAGCAATCTCAATAATTTTTTCGCGGATGTACTTGGTGCTCTGAGCAATGGTAAGAAACCTTTGGAACTGGGAACAAAGCGAAATAAACTGCTGTCCATCAATGCTGCTCGTCCTGCTTATGGTGATTGGGGCATTCGTGGAGAAGTGATCTATATCGACAATTATGAAAATGTTGTGCTGAATATAGACCGCGACTTTTTCGAAACGCAATGCAATTGCCGTCCTTTTCATATTGAATTTAAACATCTGGACCGTATTGAGCGCATTTGTGATAGTTACTCAGATGTTGATCCCGGTGAATTGCTCGCTTTATTCAATGGATCGGAGCATTTGGAAATTGCTGTGAATCACGGTAAAGCAGCAAGTTTACTTGGGTTGAAATTGAAAACTACCGTTCAAATAAATTTCAAATGA
- a CDS encoding histidine phosphatase family protein, which translates to MSKEIYLIRHGQTDYNKKRIIQGRGVDSDINAMGRKQAQAFYDAFRNTPFDRVFSSTLKRTQQTLEPFKTLYPAHHAHEGLDELHWGMHEGKVATKDMHQEYLSIIESWKKGELSRSMPGGESPLDLKTRQEKFIKEALSDFEGKMLICSHGRAIRSLLCNLTNCELSKMDDFPHDNVALYKLTYSNGFYDIDLFNYKKHLLHLYPDEL; encoded by the coding sequence ATGAGCAAGGAAATATACCTGATTCGACACGGGCAAACAGATTACAACAAGAAAAGAATCATTCAGGGCAGGGGAGTGGATTCCGATATCAATGCAATGGGAAGAAAACAGGCGCAGGCATTTTACGATGCATTCCGGAACACACCATTTGACCGTGTTTTTTCATCTACACTAAAGCGTACCCAACAAACATTAGAGCCCTTTAAAACTTTGTATCCCGCCCATCATGCACATGAGGGGTTGGATGAACTCCATTGGGGAATGCACGAAGGCAAAGTAGCGACAAAGGATATGCATCAGGAGTATTTGTCCATAATTGAAAGTTGGAAAAAAGGCGAGCTCAGCCGGAGCATGCCAGGTGGGGAAAGTCCCCTGGATTTGAAAACCCGGCAGGAAAAATTTATTAAAGAAGCACTGAGTGATTTTGAAGGGAAAATGCTGATCTGTTCCCATGGCCGGGCAATAAGATCATTGCTTTGCAACCTTACCAATTGTGAATTGTCAAAAATGGATGATTTTCCGCACGATAATGTGGCTTTGTACAAACTGACCTACTCAAATGGTTTTTATGACATTGATTTGTTCAATTACAAGAAGCATCTTTTACACTTATACCCTGATGAATTATAA
- a CDS encoding RNA methyltransferase gives MLSRSQIKHIQSLQRKKYRTLHQQYLIEGPKIVEQAVVFNAPKIEIFATAMWVNAQEDLLSKYSPVVNIVSDKDLDRISQLKTANEVLALLPIEKAEPRKKLSGLNLMLENIQDPGNLGTIIRCADWFGASAVFCTPDCADLYNPKVLQACMGSNFYVPVYYLEAETLIENAHVPIYAATVSGENLYNVKPQENVLILIGNESKGLSAALKESCDTEITIPKKGKAESLNAANATAVILSYFANAMR, from the coding sequence ATGCTATCACGTTCGCAAATTAAACATATTCAATCTTTACAAAGAAAAAAATATAGGACACTGCATCAACAGTATTTGATAGAAGGTCCAAAAATTGTTGAACAAGCTGTGGTCTTCAACGCCCCGAAAATAGAAATATTTGCAACAGCAATGTGGGTAAATGCACAAGAGGATTTATTATCAAAATACAGTCCTGTTGTAAATATAGTATCTGATAAGGACCTGGATCGTATCAGTCAATTAAAAACAGCCAATGAGGTATTGGCACTGCTCCCTATTGAAAAAGCTGAACCGCGTAAAAAACTCAGCGGCTTAAACCTCATGCTGGAAAACATCCAAGACCCCGGAAATTTAGGCACCATTATTCGCTGTGCCGATTGGTTTGGTGCAAGTGCAGTATTTTGCACCCCAGATTGTGCAGATTTATACAATCCCAAAGTGCTGCAAGCCTGCATGGGTTCCAATTTTTATGTACCGGTTTATTATCTGGAAGCCGAAACACTAATTGAAAATGCCCATGTGCCAATTTATGCTGCTACTGTTAGTGGAGAAAATTTGTATAATGTAAAGCCACAGGAAAATGTCTTGATTTTGATTGGCAATGAATCCAAAGGATTGAGTGCCGCATTGAAAGAAAGCTGCGATACCGAAATCACTATTCCCAAAAAAGGCAAAGCTGAATCGCTAAATGCAGCAAATGCAACAGCTGTGATATTGTCTTATTTCGCAAATGCAATGCGCTAA
- the aroB gene encoding 3-dehydroquinate synthase, which yields MLKIINPDYPVLLQEKEGEEQLLCSYFEKYSSIHIICDSNTEKCCLPLFKAVLADFDYKLHVFPAGEQNKSAVTLQDLYKALLNCKADRNALLINLGGGVVGDLGGFLAATYKRGIDFIQVPTSLLAMVDATIGGKLGYNFNGIKNSIGCFANPLAVWINPVFLKTLDKAERISGWAEMLKHALIADKSHWKALCAFDILKEKIIPVDFIAKSLEIKLEIVKADPFEKGLRKILNLGHTIGHALESIALERKTALPHGVAVALGILAESYCAVKMELLSATDFDELEKYIWPIYGKYLPDKIDLQNVSQFIENDKKNTSGQFNFTLLRKIGEAKYNQSLNIEYIEELVKWLNSKA from the coding sequence ATGCTGAAGATCATAAATCCCGATTATCCGGTTTTGCTTCAGGAAAAAGAAGGAGAGGAGCAGCTACTTTGTTCATATTTTGAAAAATACAGCTCCATTCACATTATCTGTGACAGCAATACCGAAAAATGTTGCCTTCCGCTTTTTAAAGCTGTATTAGCCGACTTTGATTACAAGCTGCATGTTTTCCCAGCTGGAGAACAAAACAAATCGGCTGTGACACTTCAGGATTTATACAAAGCACTTTTGAATTGTAAAGCAGACCGGAATGCGTTGCTAATCAATTTGGGTGGTGGTGTAGTTGGTGATTTGGGTGGATTTTTGGCAGCTACATATAAGCGCGGTATTGATTTTATACAAGTACCAACTTCATTGTTGGCAATGGTGGATGCTACAATTGGAGGTAAACTCGGGTATAATTTTAATGGAATAAAAAACAGTATAGGCTGTTTTGCCAATCCCCTGGCTGTTTGGATCAATCCCGTATTTTTAAAGACCCTGGACAAAGCAGAGCGCATTAGCGGATGGGCAGAAATGTTGAAACACGCATTAATAGCAGATAAATCACATTGGAAAGCACTTTGTGCATTTGATATACTGAAGGAGAAAATAATTCCCGTGGATTTTATTGCAAAATCATTAGAGATTAAATTAGAGATAGTAAAGGCAGATCCTTTTGAAAAAGGTTTGAGAAAAATATTGAACCTCGGACATACCATAGGGCATGCACTGGAATCTATTGCCCTGGAAAGAAAGACAGCTTTACCACATGGAGTTGCTGTAGCATTGGGAATATTGGCAGAATCTTATTGTGCAGTTAAAATGGAACTGCTTTCCGCTACTGATTTTGATGAACTGGAAAAGTATATTTGGCCCATATATGGCAAGTATTTGCCCGATAAAATTGATTTACAGAATGTTTCACAATTTATAGAAAATGATAAAAAAAATACTTCAGGACAATTTAACTTTACCCTTTTAAGAAAAATTGGGGAGGCAAAGTACAATCAATCCTTGAATATTGAATATATTGAGGAACTTGTTAAATGGCTGAATAGTAAAGCATGA
- a CDS encoding type II toxin-antitoxin system HicB family antitoxin, producing MTTRTYRILLQEEPEGGYTVTVPALPGCITYGKNLEHAMEMAKEAIEGYIELLEIENESVPDDSKTLEYSLTLAS from the coding sequence TTGACTACCCGAACATATAGAATTTTATTGCAGGAAGAGCCTGAAGGTGGATATACTGTTACTGTACCAGCTTTGCCTGGCTGCATTACCTACGGTAAAAATCTGGAGCATGCGATGGAGATGGCAAAAGAAGCCATAGAAGGATATATTGAATTGCTGGAGATAGAAAACGAATCCGTCCCCGATGATAGTAAAACCCTGGAGTATTCTTTAACCTTGGCTTCATAG
- a CDS encoding phosphoribosylaminoimidazolesuccinocarboxamide synthase encodes MANTLMHSEYSFPGQSNVYHGKVRDVYTIDDKYLVMVASDRISAFDHILPKPIPYKGQVLNKIAAKNLKQCIDICPNWLISSPHPNVSIGKLCEPIPLEMVVRNYLTGHAWREYKAGKRVLCGVPLPDGLKEHDKFEKPIITPATKAEEGHDEDISREEILQRGIVSEKDYETLERYSLDLFERGTELAAEKGLILVDTKYEFGYHKGLITLMDEIHTPDSSRYFYAEGYEERQAKGEAQKQLSKEFVREWLIENGFQGLEGQQMPDMPDAFVEEVSERYILLYETLMGRKFIKRAEDIDSKVIEDKVAEALGKLEA; translated from the coding sequence ATGGCAAATACGCTTATGCACAGCGAATATAGTTTTCCGGGACAAAGCAATGTTTATCACGGAAAAGTAAGGGATGTTTATACCATTGATGACAAATACCTGGTAATGGTGGCCAGCGACAGGATTTCCGCTTTTGATCATATTCTGCCCAAGCCCATTCCATACAAAGGGCAGGTGCTGAATAAAATTGCAGCGAAAAATCTTAAACAATGCATTGACATCTGCCCCAATTGGCTGATCAGCAGTCCTCATCCCAATGTGAGTATTGGCAAGCTTTGCGAACCCATTCCACTTGAAATGGTGGTGCGCAACTACCTTACAGGACATGCCTGGCGAGAATATAAAGCGGGCAAACGTGTATTGTGCGGAGTGCCCCTCCCCGATGGACTGAAAGAACACGATAAATTCGAAAAACCCATTATTACCCCTGCCACTAAAGCCGAGGAAGGACATGATGAGGACATCAGCCGGGAGGAGATTCTACAACGGGGAATTGTAAGCGAAAAAGATTATGAAACACTGGAACGCTATAGCCTTGATTTATTTGAAAGAGGCACGGAACTGGCCGCTGAAAAAGGTTTGATTTTGGTGGATACCAAATATGAATTTGGTTATCACAAAGGCCTGATCACGCTTATGGATGAAATTCACACCCCCGATTCTTCGCGCTATTTCTACGCAGAGGGTTATGAAGAAAGACAGGCCAAGGGAGAAGCCCAAAAACAACTCTCTAAAGAATTTGTGCGAGAATGGCTGATTGAAAACGGCTTTCAGGGACTGGAAGGCCAACAAATGCCGGATATGCCCGATGCTTTTGTAGAAGAAGTAAGTGAGCGCTATATTCTACTCTATGAAACCCTTATGGGTAGAAAATTCATCAAGCGAGCGGAAGATATTGACTCAAAAGTGATTGAAGATAAAGTTGCGGAGGCTTTGGGGAAATTGGAGGCCTGA
- a CDS encoding PhoH family protein, translating to MSELIISIGDTEPVELFGVNNSRLNLIKKSFPLLKIVARGNKIKLSGSAENIAQCKNKIEQMVKMTEKYGQLSHKNVEAIMEQEGTVSDLVDDSSQVIVHGSNGLVVKARTPNQRKMVTLSDENDVLFALGPAGTGKTYTAVALAVRALKNKSVRRIILTRPAVEAGENLGFLPGDLKEKIDPYLRPLYDALHDMIPLEKLNYYMQNNVIEVAPLAFMRGRTLDNAFIILDESQNTTTAQLKMFLTRIGPSAKCIITGDMSQVDLPKNQKSGLRQAAEILGQIEGIGTIHLKQSDVIRHKLVKEIIKAYEILEEQEKNPKDK from the coding sequence TTGAGTGAATTAATCATTAGCATCGGTGATACAGAACCGGTAGAACTCTTTGGAGTAAATAATTCCCGGCTAAACCTTATCAAAAAATCTTTTCCACTGCTTAAAATAGTAGCACGTGGCAATAAGATAAAACTTTCGGGATCTGCTGAAAACATAGCTCAGTGTAAAAACAAAATTGAGCAAATGGTAAAAATGACTGAAAAATATGGTCAGTTGAGCCATAAAAATGTGGAAGCTATAATGGAGCAGGAAGGAACCGTAAGCGATCTCGTTGATGACAGCAGTCAGGTGATCGTTCACGGCTCTAATGGACTGGTAGTTAAAGCCCGTACACCCAATCAGCGAAAAATGGTAACGCTTTCCGATGAAAATGATGTGCTGTTTGCGCTGGGACCTGCCGGAACGGGAAAAACATATACTGCTGTGGCACTTGCTGTAAGAGCTTTGAAAAATAAATCTGTACGCAGAATTATCCTTACAAGACCGGCCGTAGAAGCTGGAGAAAATCTTGGTTTTTTACCGGGAGACCTGAAAGAAAAAATTGATCCTTACCTGAGGCCACTTTACGATGCATTGCACGATATGATTCCGCTTGAAAAGCTCAATTATTACATGCAAAACAATGTGATAGAGGTAGCTCCACTGGCATTTATGCGCGGTCGTACATTAGACAATGCTTTTATCATCCTTGATGAATCCCAAAATACGACTACTGCACAACTGAAAATGTTTTTGACCCGAATTGGACCATCTGCAAAATGCATTATTACAGGTGATATGAGCCAGGTGGATTTGCCTAAAAATCAAAAATCGGGATTGCGACAGGCAGCTGAAATACTTGGACAAATTGAAGGCATTGGTACCATTCACCTGAAACAAAGCGATGTGATCCGCCATAAACTGGTGAAGGAAATTATCAAGGCCTATGAAATTTTAGAAGAACAGGAAAAAAACCCAAAAGACAAATAA
- a CDS encoding BamA/TamA family outer membrane protein, producing the protein MRHGIYIFLLISIAYLNSGCFNTRFLGEGEQLFKANNITFIDEEPENKKRNFKNELKDISQLQPNKKFIGLAKTRLWFYNVADRRRENKFRYWMKNKIGEAPVLYDEVFARKSAIMMKNYLINKGFFYASVNIEKIDIGQQEKRVELNFLIDLNARYTIKDVDFPEIDKPVEKILYDNKEATLLKEGDPFDVGVLKEERERISKDLRDRGYYFFNKEYVYFDLDSNDVSNEIDISVRVEPPGDSAEHELYYINNIYVYTDYNSEQLLSRINFDTTQIGHYYFIAESHKYRHRVLINNIHQKHDALYSRQKARYTANQLTELGVFKFVNVSYQKVADTSKNYLNCFIHLTPSKKQAFSIDAEANNNTDFLLGVAASFNYVNKNIFKGTEQFNFNVSGGLESNFDGGSAFFNTGELNIEGSLLFNKLIVPFRLNNTPYKHTPKTRLSLRYSLLRRINFYTINSINLSYSYDWKVSNTRRHLLTPVVASLIRLNQTTPEFLEVLAQSQTLRSSFTEQFILGTEYTFFYTNQPKSKRNSYIFYRGGIDLAGNTLHGIVSLINKNKDIEKPYKIFNVNYAQYAIFNSDIRNYWDFSKHARLVSRAFAGVGIPYSNSTALPYTKQFTGGGANGIRAWRVRTLGPGSFDIEASGVDASNNFALDQTGDIKLEGNIELRFDIIKFIKGAFFVDAGNIWLIRPDDSRPGADFEFDRFYNEFALGTGVGARIDLSYFVLRFDVAMPLRDPAKVNTGDPWVIKTFEPSEKEWRRDNIKFNLAIGYPF; encoded by the coding sequence TTGAGGCACGGAATTTACATTTTTTTATTGATCTCTATTGCTTATCTAAACAGCGGGTGTTTCAATACGCGCTTCCTTGGAGAAGGTGAGCAGCTTTTTAAGGCCAACAATATTACGTTTATCGATGAGGAACCCGAGAACAAAAAGAGGAATTTTAAAAATGAATTGAAAGATATTTCGCAATTGCAGCCCAATAAAAAATTTATAGGGCTGGCTAAAACGCGTTTGTGGTTCTATAATGTGGCCGACAGGAGGCGCGAGAATAAATTCCGCTATTGGATGAAAAATAAGATAGGAGAGGCTCCTGTTTTGTATGATGAGGTTTTTGCGCGAAAGTCTGCTATAATGATGAAAAACTACCTCATCAATAAAGGATTTTTCTATGCATCTGTGAATATTGAAAAGATAGACATTGGTCAACAAGAAAAACGTGTAGAACTTAATTTTTTAATTGATTTGAATGCACGTTATACAATCAAAGATGTTGATTTTCCCGAGATAGACAAGCCTGTAGAAAAAATCTTGTACGACAACAAGGAAGCTACTCTTTTAAAAGAAGGAGATCCTTTTGATGTGGGTGTACTCAAGGAGGAAAGGGAGCGCATTTCCAAAGACCTGAGAGACAGGGGCTATTATTTTTTCAATAAAGAGTACGTTTATTTTGATTTGGACAGCAATGATGTCAGCAATGAAATAGATATCAGTGTAAGAGTGGAGCCTCCCGGTGATTCAGCCGAGCATGAACTTTATTATATTAACAACATCTATGTTTATACCGATTACAACTCAGAGCAATTGCTCAGCAGAATTAATTTCGATACCACTCAAATAGGGCATTATTATTTTATTGCCGAATCCCATAAATACCGCCACAGGGTTTTGATCAACAATATTCATCAGAAACACGATGCTCTTTACAGCAGACAAAAAGCGCGATATACAGCCAATCAACTGACTGAATTGGGGGTTTTTAAGTTTGTAAATGTGTCTTATCAAAAAGTTGCTGATACGAGCAAAAATTATCTCAATTGCTTTATTCACCTTACGCCATCTAAAAAACAGGCTTTTTCAATAGATGCAGAAGCCAATAACAATACCGACTTTTTACTTGGTGTTGCAGCTTCGTTCAATTATGTCAATAAAAATATTTTCAAGGGAACTGAGCAGTTTAATTTTAATGTATCCGGTGGTTTGGAATCAAATTTTGATGGTGGGTCGGCTTTTTTCAATACGGGGGAGTTGAATATAGAGGGCAGTTTGTTGTTCAATAAATTAATTGTGCCTTTTCGCCTTAACAACACCCCCTATAAACATACACCCAAGACCAGGTTGTCGCTGCGTTACAGCTTATTGAGAAGGATTAATTTTTACACCATTAATTCCATCAATTTATCCTACAGCTACGATTGGAAAGTGTCCAATACGAGAAGGCATTTGTTGACGCCAGTGGTCGCCAGTTTGATCAGGTTGAACCAAACCACACCTGAATTTCTGGAAGTACTTGCGCAAAGCCAAACATTGAGAAGCAGCTTTACAGAACAGTTTATTCTCGGTACAGAATACACCTTTTTCTATACCAATCAACCTAAGTCAAAAAGAAACAGCTATATTTTTTACAGAGGTGGGATTGACCTGGCCGGGAATACATTGCATGGTATTGTTTCGCTGATCAATAAGAATAAGGATATTGAAAAACCCTATAAAATATTCAATGTCAATTATGCGCAGTATGCAATTTTTAATTCAGACATCAGAAACTACTGGGATTTTTCAAAACATGCTCGCCTGGTGAGCAGAGCTTTTGCAGGTGTTGGTATTCCATATTCCAATTCAACGGCCCTGCCATATACCAAGCAATTTACAGGAGGAGGTGCAAATGGTATAAGAGCTTGGCGTGTGCGTACATTAGGCCCAGGTTCTTTTGATATAGAGGCCTCCGGTGTTGATGCAAGTAATAATTTTGCGCTAGATCAAACAGGAGATATAAAACTGGAGGGCAATATTGAGCTGCGCTTTGATATTATTAAGTTTATTAAAGGGGCATTTTTTGTTGATGCGGGAAATATATGGTTGATTAGACCTGATGATTCCAGACCCGGTGCTGATTTTGAATTTGACCGTTTTTACAATGAGTTTGCTTTAGGCACAGGTGTGGGAGCTCGAATTGATCTTTCTTATTTTGTACTGCGTTTTGATGTGGCCATGCCATTGCGTGATCCTGCAAAAGTGAATACAGGCGACCCCTGGGTGATCAAAACATTTGAACCTTCGGAAAAAGAATGGAGAAGGGATAATATTAAATTTAACCTGGCTATCGGTTATCCGTTTTAA
- a CDS encoding quinone-dependent dihydroorotate dehydrogenase, producing MYSLLRNILFLLPAEKAHYFTLNILRLILCIPGMKGLFKKIFNPKNQSDESVELFGIRFPNRIGLAAGFDKDARYIHELSTLGFGFLEIGTLTPLPQEGNPKPRLFRLPEDQALINRMGFNNGGVLAAIERLKKRPKNRIIGGNIGKNKITPNDEAVEDYKKAFDALFPYVDYFTVNVSSPNTPGLRELQSKKPLLDILNQLQLLNKQKEKRKAILLKIAPDLSLPQLDDILEIVSESKIDGLIVSNTTIERTGLKTAKNQLEAIGNGGLSGAPLMQKSTEIVRYLSEKSNGKVPIIAAGGIMNGEDALAKIKAGASLVQIYTGFIYRGPGFVKELRKAISNS from the coding sequence ATGTATTCTCTACTGCGCAATATTCTTTTTCTTCTGCCTGCTGAAAAAGCACATTATTTTACCCTGAACATACTCAGGTTGATATTGTGCATTCCCGGGATGAAAGGCCTGTTCAAAAAAATATTCAACCCTAAAAATCAGTCCGATGAATCTGTAGAGCTATTTGGCATTCGTTTTCCCAATCGAATTGGCCTCGCTGCCGGCTTCGACAAAGATGCCCGCTATATACACGAACTCAGCACATTAGGTTTTGGATTTTTGGAAATTGGCACACTTACACCACTACCGCAAGAGGGAAACCCCAAGCCAAGACTTTTTCGATTGCCTGAAGACCAGGCGCTGATCAACAGAATGGGCTTCAATAATGGCGGGGTTTTAGCAGCAATTGAGCGATTGAAAAAGCGTCCTAAAAATAGGATCATTGGCGGGAATATCGGGAAAAACAAGATCACCCCTAATGATGAAGCAGTTGAGGACTACAAAAAGGCATTTGATGCACTTTTTCCTTATGTAGATTATTTCACGGTAAATGTTAGTTCTCCCAATACTCCCGGCTTACGCGAATTGCAAAGCAAAAAACCACTGCTCGATATTCTGAATCAATTGCAATTGCTAAACAAGCAAAAGGAAAAAAGAAAAGCTATACTGCTGAAAATCGCCCCGGATTTAAGCCTTCCTCAATTGGATGATATACTTGAAATAGTCAGTGAAAGTAAAATTGATGGTTTGATTGTAAGCAATACCACAATAGAAAGGACAGGTTTGAAAACCGCTAAAAACCAATTGGAAGCTATTGGCAATGGTGGATTGAGCGGAGCTCCATTGATGCAGAAATCCACTGAAATTGTAAGGTATTTGTCGGAAAAATCGAATGGCAAAGTGCCAATTATTGCAGCCGGTGGAATAATGAACGGAGAAGATGCCCTTGCAAAAATAAAAGCCGGTGCCTCACTGGTTCAGATATACACAGGATTCATTTATCGGGGGCCGGGATTTGTGAAAGAATTGAGAAAGGCAATTAGCAATAGCTAA
- a CDS encoding chorismate-binding protein: protein MNSNFSNSEGIIAYSPFNSTEFQFYTSKKVSQNSSNLFMPSESTKKFVFAAFNNSHLPNLVFEDLHKINIDSAKSIFESALSFPNETNFKDYKIQFEAAQKLLNTDLLQKVILSRIIHFSIKDLDINPIAYFKSICRKYPQSFNYLCYHPTCGLWIGATPETLLEIKGNQLNSMSLAGTRPKEEHPPKWRTKEIEEQTIVTKYIRNVLKSHFSGELKESKVENLFTGSVWHLITRFEQELESGDFSKLKDFIADIHPTPAISGLPKTAALNAIEKIEKHDRQYYTGFLGLVEAENVHLFVNLRCLRWQEDKVAFFVGGGITKDSKLLEEWEETTNKSQTLLQLFNKM, encoded by the coding sequence TTGAACTCAAACTTTTCCAATTCAGAAGGCATAATTGCATACTCCCCTTTTAATTCAACTGAATTTCAGTTTTATACCTCGAAAAAAGTAAGCCAGAACAGCTCCAACTTGTTCATGCCCTCTGAATCCACTAAGAAATTTGTTTTTGCAGCATTTAACAATTCCCATTTACCAAACTTGGTTTTTGAAGATTTACACAAAATAAATATTGATTCTGCTAAAAGTATTTTTGAAAGTGCATTGTCTTTTCCCAATGAAACCAATTTCAAGGATTACAAAATTCAATTTGAAGCAGCACAAAAGCTTTTGAATACCGACCTACTTCAAAAAGTAATTTTATCGCGGATTATTCACTTTTCAATTAAGGATTTAGACATAAATCCAATTGCCTATTTTAAATCAATTTGCAGAAAATATCCGCAAAGCTTTAATTATTTGTGCTATCATCCTACGTGTGGATTGTGGATAGGAGCTACTCCTGAAACGCTTTTGGAAATTAAAGGCAATCAATTAAACAGCATGTCGCTTGCCGGCACCCGACCCAAAGAAGAGCATCCACCAAAATGGAGGACCAAGGAAATAGAGGAACAAACTATCGTCACAAAATACATTCGCAATGTGCTGAAATCACATTTTAGCGGTGAGTTAAAAGAATCCAAAGTGGAGAACCTATTTACGGGATCTGTTTGGCATTTGATAACCCGGTTTGAGCAAGAATTGGAAAGCGGAGATTTTTCAAAACTCAAGGATTTCATAGCAGATATACACCCAACACCTGCAATCAGTGGATTACCAAAAACGGCAGCCTTAAATGCAATTGAGAAAATAGAAAAGCACGATCGGCAATATTATACCGGATTTTTGGGACTGGTGGAAGCTGAAAATGTGCATTTATTTGTAAACCTTAGATGCTTGCGCTGGCAAGAAGATAAAGTCGCATTTTTTGTAGGAGGTGGCATTACGAAAGACTCAAAACTACTTGAAGAATGGGAAGAGACGACTAATAAGAGTCAAACTTTACTACAGCTCTTCAACAAAATGTAG